The following are from one region of the Neurospora crassa OR74A linkage group III, whole genome shotgun sequence genome:
- the mig-11 gene encoding carboxyvinyl-carboxyphosphonate phosphorylmutase, producing the protein MAVINQAAAKLRAQLFESDDLIVCPGVQDGLSARVCLQQGFKNLYMTGAGTAISLLGMPDLGLTTADDMVRQASMLSSLDRSVPLIADIDTGFGGPVMVARTVERYILGGVAGLHLEDQVTTKRCGHLGGKEMVDVATFVARIRAAREARERLGSDLVIIARTDALQSMGFDEALTRLKAAVEAGADAVFLEGVKDREQMAKFTKEMAPTPCLINLVPGGLTPLVNAKEAKELGYRIAIWPCFAMTHAYVAYQKAAKELLETGAVTAGFTEKQKGAGENVEQVPGGIRELFELCGLSECVEFDNKMGGQTFSKGV; encoded by the exons ATGGCAGTAATCAACCAAGCAGCAGCCAAGCTCCGCGCCCAACTCTTCGAGTCGGATGATCTCATCGTCTGTCCCGGCGTTCAAGATGGTCTCTCCGCGCGGGTTTGTCTTCAGCAGGGTTTCAAGAATCTGTACATG ACCGGCGCCGGAACCGCCATCTCCCTCCTAGGCATGCCCGACCTTGGCCTTACCACCGCCGACGACATGGTCCGCCAAGCGTCCATGCTCTCCTCCCTCGACCGCTCCGTTCCCCTAATTGCCGACATCGACACCGGCTTCGGCGGGCCCGTCATGGTTGCCCGGACCGTCGAGCGCTACATCTTGGGTGGTGTAGCCGGCCTCCACCTCGAAGACCAAGTAACCACCAAGCGGTGCGGCCACCTGGGAGGCAAAGAGATGGTGGACGTAGCGACCTTTGTCGCGCGCATCCGTGCGGCCCGCGAAGCGAGGGAGAGACTGGGAAGTGATTTGGTGATCATCGCCCGCACCGACGCGCTTCAGTCCATGGGGTTTGATGAAGCCCTAACTCGCCTCAAGGCCGCCGTGGAAGCCGGCGCGGACGCCGTGTTCTTGGAAGGCGTCAAGGATCGGGAACAGATGGCCAAGTTCACAAAGGAAATGGCCCCAACCCCGTGCTTGATCAATCTCGTTCCTGGAGGACTGACGCCCTTGGTGAACGCCAAAGAAGCGAAGGAGTTGGGGTACAGAATCGCCATCTGGCCGTGCTTTGCCATGACGCATGCGTACGTGGCTTACCAAAAGGCAGCGAAGGAGTTGCTGGAGACGGGGGCGGTGACGGCTGGCTTTACCGAAAAGCAAAAGGGCGCAGGGGAGAATGTGGAGCAGGTTCCCGGTGGGATTAGAGAGCTTTTTGAGCTTTGCGGGTTGAGTGAGTGCGTCGAGTTCGATAACAAGATGGGCGGACAGACGTTTTCGAAGGGCGTTTAA
- the apg-1 gene encoding ATG1 protein — MSDRTSASSSSRRTKQNYDAIGSFVIDQEIGKGSFAKVYLGRHKVTGALVAVKSVELARLNKKLKENLYGEIQILKTLRHPHIVALHDCVESSTHINLIMEYCELGDLSLFIKKRDKLITNPYTHDLARKYPVYPNAGLNEVVTRHFLKQLASALQFLRAGDFVHRDVKPQNLLLLPSPHMMANNKTAKHIMSGSYDSFTPAAGLASAPMLKLADFGFARVLPSTSLAETLCGSPLYMAPEILRYEKYDAKADLWSVGTVLYEMVTGRPPFKASNHVELLRKIESSGDVIKFTRESVVSQEMKGLIRALLKKNPVERISFEDLFNHPVVTEPIPGLVEDDIPKPPRRRSLKEERPVSRAEDSLVPSRKQSLRKDLADREGAPQTAGPSSPKPRRSSPLATPNEPVEISKPNYFQIPPREDRLSYSPRKEAADGLGIKRPQVQPSTSAPTRPSSYVDRRHRSSNASLRAPVREANPPPNDVTRTKPRGMGTKPMTEEERAAQDIAFERDYVLVDKKHLEVNALADQISMYPQQPQSPKSAQIVRRATQQGSPTSTSGAVPSPPSRALQLAQGHSRQGSYDKALGTSPSKATSVISKAIQDASLRLFGFKYAPHLLSKGPSPVPMYNPFPTYPAPNTPTGLISDGKQGTPVDEDSRVAQCIEDHATRSDVVYGFAEVKYKQLVPLAPSMDHGLGGAPIEKSAEEDGLTAEAIVSLSEEALVLYVKALTLLAKSMDIASLWWSRKNKVESTNSITSAARDSANSEALALRINGAVQWIRSRFNEVLEKAEIVRLKLAEAQKRLPEDHPSHPNNHANDSTALNSLSTVGVFLSEGISAERLMYDRAIEMSRAAAINEIANEDLPGCEISYITAIRMLEAVLDQDDDHLPKRKVSGASKEEKTGANELSDEMNNEDKQVVQNVINMVNNRLTVLRKKLRLIESASKAQQQEEQKQQNLMRRRSGEMTSRSVPA, encoded by the exons ATGTCGGACCGAACGTCtgcttcctcgtcttcgaggaggacgaagcaGAACTACGATGCCATTGGATCCTTTGTCATTGACCAAGAGATAGGAAAAGGAAGCTTTGCAAAGGTTTATCTAGGTCGACATAAG GTCACTGGCGCATTGGTTGCTGTCAAATCCGTTGAGCTCGCCCGCCTAAATAAGAAGCTGAAGGAAAACCTGTACGGGGAGATCCAAATTCTCAAGACCCTCCGACACCCTCATATTGTCGCGCTCCATGACTGCGTTGAATCCTCTACCCATATCAATCTGATCATGGAGTATTGCGAACTCGGTGACTTGTCGCTGTTCATCAAGAAGCGAGACAAGCTCATAACAAACCCCTATACGCACGACCTTGCGCGAAAGTACCCCGTCTATCCGAACGCCGGCTTGAATGAGGTAGTGACTCGCCACTTTCTGAAACAGTTGGCGAGCGCATTACAGTTTTTGCGCGCTGGGGATTTCGTTCATCGAGACGTCAAGCCCCAgaatcttcttctgcttccctCTCCTCATATGATGGCGAACAACAAGACGGCAAAACACATCATGAGTGGCAGCTATGACTCCTTTACGCCTGCTGCCGGCCTAGCCTCGGCCCCGATGCTGAAGCTTGCCGATTTTGGTTTCGCCCGTGTGCTGCCGTCGACATCCCTCGCCGAGACACTGTGCGGCTCTCCTCTTTACATGGCCCCAGAAATTTTGCGATATGAGAAGTACGATGCGAAGGCCGATTTGTGGTCTGTGGGCACGGTATTGTACGAAATGGTAACCGGAAGGCCGCCTTTCAAAGCCAGCAATCATGTGGAACTTTTGAGGAAAATCGAATCATCGGGCGATGTGATCAAGTTCACAAGGGAGAGTGTGGTTAGCCAAGAGATGAAAGGCCTCATCCGCGCTCTCTTGAAGAAGAACCCGGTGGAGAGAATAAGCTTTGAAGATCTATTTAACCATCCTGTTGTCACAGAACCTATTCCAGGACTTGTGGAAGACGACATTCCCAAGCCACCACGTCGCCGGTccttgaaggaggaaaggcCTGTTAGTCGGGCGGAAGACTCGCTCGTACCCTCGCGAAAGCAATCTCTCAGAAAGGACCTGGCAGACCGCGAGGGTGCTCCTCAGACAGCTGGTCCCTCTTCACCAAAACCTCGCCGATCGTCGCCTTTAGCGACCCCTAACGAACCCGTCGAGATCAGTAAACCAAACTACTTCCAGATACCACCGAGAGAAGATCGCCTCAGCTATTCTCCTCGAAAGGAAGCTGCTGATGGGCTAGGGATTAAGCGCCCGCAAGTTCAACCGTCAACGTCTGCTCCAACCCGTCCATCTTCGTATGTAGACCGACGACATCGCTCATCAAATGCCTCGCTCAGGGCTCCTGTCCGAGAAGCAAACCCTCCTCCAAATGATGTCACAAGGACAAAACCCAGAGGTATGGGCACCAAACCCATgacagaggaggagagggcagCCCAGGACATTGCGTTTGAACGCGATTATGTGTTGGTGGACAAGAAGCATCTCGAAGTGAACGCACTTGCGGACCAAATATCAATGTATCCGCAACAGCCCCAGTCCCCAAAGTCAGCGCAAATTGTTAGACGCGCAACTCAACAAGGCTCACCCACCTCGACGAGTGGCGCAGTTCCGAGCCCACCTTCTAGAGCACTTCAGTTGGCCCAGGGTCATAGCCGTCAAGGGTCCTACGACAAGGCACTTGGCACGAGTCCCAGCAAGGCGACTTCAGTGATATCCAAGGCTATTCAGGATGCAAGCTTGCGGTTATTCGGATTCAAATACGCCCCTCACCTACTAAGCAAAGGTCCATCTCCTGTTCCGATGTACAACCCATTCCCGACGTATCCAGCCCCTAATACCCCCACCGGCTTGATTTCAGATGGGAAGCAAGGCACCCCCGTGGACGAAGACTCCCGTGTGGCCCAGTGCATAGAGGATCACGCAACACGGAGCGATGTCGTGTACGGATTTGCCGAAGTCAAGTACAAGCAGCTTGTCCCGCTCGCTCCCTCGATGGACCATGGTCTTGGTGGTGCGCCCATTGAAAAAtcggcggaggaggatgggctTACAGCCGAAGCTATCGTCTCGTTATCCGAAGAGGCGCTGGTTCTGTATGTCAAGGCGCTCACCCTTCTGGCCAAGTCGATGGATATCGCCAGTCTCTGGTGGTCACGGAAGAACAAGGTTGAGTCGACCAATAGTATCACTTCGGCAGCACGGGATTCAGCAAACTCGGAGGCCCTGGCTCTCAGGATCAACGGCGCTGTCCAATGGATCCGTTCACGCTTCAATGAAGTCTTGGAGAAAGCCGAGATTGTTCGACTCAAGCTGGCTGAGGCACAAAAGCGACTACCTGAAGATCATCCCAGTCACCCAAACAACCATGCGAACGACTCGACCGCTTTGAACAGTCTCAGCACTGTCGGCGTGTTCTTGAGCGAGGGTATCAGTGCAGAGAGGCTGATGTACGATCGCGCCATCGAGATGAGTCGTGCTGCTGCCATCAATGAGATCGCCAACGAGGATCTCCCTGGATGTGAGATTTCTTACATCACAGCGATTCGTATGTTGGAAGCTGTTCTGGATCAGGATGACGACCACCTTCCAAAACGAAAGGTTTCTGGCGCatcgaaggaggagaagactGGCGCCAACGAGTTATCAGACGAGATGAATAACGAGGACAAGCAAGTCGTCCAAAATG TGATCAATATGGTCAACAACCGACTTACGGTCCTTAGGAAGAAGTTACGTCTGATTGAATCAGCTTCGAAAGCACAGCAACAAGAAGAGCAAAAGCAACAGAATCTCATGCGTCGGCGCAGTGGAGAAATGACATCCCGGAGCGTCCCTGCTTAG
- a CDS encoding GPI mannosyltransferase 3 — MPGEPAISKPTEAERANTGDVKTPKTSTPVTKPHRHVVSAQVYDVLTLLFVFRFINALILRTFFQPDEYFQALEPAWNMAFGDQSGAWLTWEWQHQLRSSLHPAIFGLAYKAAHWILSALFPPALEMFVLEALPKLVQSVFAALCDYYTWQLATSIFGDESNVPWTALWMTVLNPWQWYCSTRTFSNSLETTLTIAALYYWPWDLVQDAKSNKQEEPLQVKGNLGSLRVSLILAAVAVLLRPTNLLIWLGVLTLTVTRLTLDGESPINRSTLLVLVKEIIVCGSAVLAVSLVSDRLYFGFWTFPPYKWLYFNISQSLAVFYGHMPWHYYLSQGIPLLTTTFLPFALVGLYKATSSSSSLTVLQSNILKTLSFAVLSMVGTLSIISHKEVRFIYPLLPILHILAAPYVFKFFTIPATSATAATTTQTKGNAAAASSPTTTGPVTLRHKISLANLLSLNLLLAIYLSLFHQPAALSVMTFLRTEFERIHPDSLSLDSSSSQKQELFALFLTPCHSTPWRSHLAYPALRARALTCEPPLHTQPGSQERRDYMDEADRFYKKSEEEDGLYGVEFLREEMWGGDGLTSGGGAQGEEIPRFIVGFEGIEESLKKFFEEDKKGKEMGIELKKVWAGWNGAFNEDWRRRGKLVVWDTGVYDEVVAEQKRSVF; from the exons ATGCCTGGTGAACCGGCCATCTCCAAGCCCACCGAGGCTGAGAGAGCGAACACCGGAGATGTAAAGACACCAAAAACATCAACGCCAGTAACAAAACCTCATCGGCATGTTGTCTCGGCCCAGGTCTACGACGTCCTCACCTTGCTCTTCGTCTTTCGCTTCATCAATGCGCTTATTCTCCGCACCTTCTTTCAGCCAGACGAGTACTTCCAGGCTCTCGAACCAGCATGGAACATGGCCTTTGGAGACCAGAGCGGGGCCTGGTTGACCTGGGAATGGCAACATCAGCTTCGCTCCTCTCTCCATCCGGCCATCTTTGGTCTGGCATACAAGGCTGCCCACTGGATCCTGTCCGCGCTCTTTCCTCCTGCTCTCGAGATGTTTGTTCTCGAAGCCTTGCCCAAGCTTGTCCAGTCTGTCTTTGCCGCCTTGTGTGATTATTATACCTGGCAACTGGCCACTTCCATCTTTGGCGATGAGAGCAATGTCCCATGGACTGCT CTGTGGATGACAGTTCTCAACCCATGGCAATGGTATTGCTCCACAAGGACCTTTTCGAACTCCTTGGAGACCACTCTGACCATTGCCGCCCTCTACTACTGGCCCTGGGATCTTGTTCAAGATGCCAAATCCAACAAACAGGAGGAGCCTCTGCAGGTCAAGGGCAACCTGGGCAGCCTCCGAGTCTCACTTATTCTTGCTGCCGTTGCCGTCTTACTACGCCCAACCAACTTGCTCATTTGGCTTGGAGTCCTCACCCTCACCGTCACACGGTTGACACTTGATGGAGAGTCTCCTATCAACAGATCGACATTGCTTGTTCTAGTCAAGGAGATCATCGTCTGTGGCAGTGCAGTCCTTGCCGTATCACTCGTCTCGGACCGCCTCTACTTTGGCTTTTGGACCTTCCCGCCCTACAAATGGCTGTACTTCAACATCTCTCAGTCCCTCGCCGTCTTCTACGGCCACATGCCATGGCACTACTACCTTTCTCAGGGAATCCCTCTACTCACAAccaccttcctcccctttgCGCTCGTTGGTTTATACAAGGCAACATCATCTTCCAGCAGCCTTACCGTCCTCCAGTCTAACATCCTCAAGACGCTTTCCTTTGCCGTTTTGTCCATGGTCGGGACTctttccatcatctcccaTAAGGAAGTCCGCTTCATCTACCCTCTTCTCCCCATCCTTCACATCCTAGCCGCTCCCTATGTCTTCAAATTCTTCACCATCCCAGCaacatcagcaacagcagcaaccacaACTCAAACCAAAGGcaacgccgccgctgcctcTTCACCAACGACGACAGGCCCCGTAACCCTCCGCCACAAAATCTCCCTCGccaacctcctctccctcaaccttctcctcgccatctacctctccctcttccatcAACCCGCCGCGCTCTCCGTCATGACCTTTCTCCGCACCGAGTTCGAGCGCATCCACCCGGACTCGCTCTCCCTTGACTCTTCTTCGTCCCAGAAACAAGAACTCTTcgccctcttccttactCCCTGCCACTCCACCCCCTGGCGCTCGCACCTCGCCTACCCGGCCCTGCGCGCCAGGGCTTTGACTTGCGAGCCGCCGCTGCATACGCAGCCCGGGAGTcaggagaggagggattACATGGATGAGGCTGATCGGTTTTATAAAAAgtctgaagaagaggatgggtTGTATGGTGTGGAGTTCTTGAGGGAGGAGATgtggggtggtgatggtctcACTAGTGGCGGTGGTGCACAGGGGGAGGAGATTCCGAGGTTTATTGTCGGATTTGAAGGGATTGAGGAGTCGCTGAAGAAGTTTTTTGAGGAAGacaaaaaggggaaggagatgGGGATTGAACTGAAAAAGGTGTGGGCGGGGTGGAATGGAGCGTTTAACGAGgattggaggaggagggggaagttGGTCGTTTGGGATACGGGGGTTTATGATGAGGTTGTTGCAGAACAAAAGAGGAGTGTGTTTTGA